From Desulfovibrio oxyclinae DSM 11498, the proteins below share one genomic window:
- a CDS encoding F0F1 ATP synthase subunit A, with the protein MDIKDISPDQVVYFSLGPFDLNATIAYTWGVMALIVLVSIIVTSRMTASEDMSRWQNFLEIVVDFLRRQIADISGEKPELYMPYIGTLFVFIAVCNLLSVVPGFLPPTASLSTTAALAITVFMAVIIFGVIKRGPLGYLRQYVKPTPMMLPFNIMGEFSRTLALAVRLFGNIMSGVKIVAILLAIAPLVFPVLMNALGLLTGMIQAYIFAVLAMVYIASATRIERERHEKTQTTQGDSDG; encoded by the coding sequence ATGGACATCAAGGACATCAGCCCGGATCAGGTGGTCTACTTCTCGCTGGGCCCCTTCGATCTCAACGCGACCATCGCCTACACGTGGGGCGTCATGGCGCTCATCGTGCTCGTAAGCATCATCGTCACGAGCCGCATGACCGCTTCGGAAGACATGTCGCGCTGGCAGAATTTCCTTGAAATCGTGGTGGACTTCCTGCGCAGGCAGATCGCGGACATCAGCGGTGAAAAGCCCGAACTGTACATGCCATACATCGGCACGCTGTTCGTCTTCATCGCCGTGTGCAACCTCTTGTCCGTGGTGCCGGGATTCCTGCCGCCCACGGCCTCGCTGTCCACCACGGCGGCGCTGGCCATCACGGTTTTCATGGCAGTGATCATCTTCGGCGTCATCAAGCGCGGTCCGCTCGGATACCTGCGCCAGTATGTCAAGCCCACCCCCATGATGCTGCCCTTCAACATCATGGGAGAGTTTTCGCGCACCCTCGCGCTGGCGGTGCGCCTGTTCGGGAACATCATGAGCGGGGTCAAGATCGTGGCAATTCTGCTGGCCATCGCACCACTGGTGTTCCCAGTGCTCATGAACGCGCTCGGGCTGCTCACCGGCATGATCCAGGCCTACATCTTCGCGGTGCTGGCCATGGTCTACATCGCCTCGGCCACCCGCATAGAACGCGAACGCCACGAAAAAACGCAAACCACACAGGGAGACAGTGATGGATAA
- a CDS encoding desulfoferrodoxin FeS4 iron-binding domain-containing protein, producing the protein MAQEGELYYCESCGMKVEVKEAGGGELVCCGEPMQVVQS; encoded by the coding sequence ATGGCACAGGAAGGCGAACTGTATTACTGCGAATCCTGCGGAATGAAAGTGGAAGTCAAGGAAGCTGGCGGCGGCGAACTCGTCTGCTGCGGCGAGCCCATGCAGGTGGTCCAGAGTTAG
- a CDS encoding F0F1 ATP synthase subunit C — protein sequence MDNIGLIGLASVLAAGLTIGIGAIGPAIGEGRAVAQALSSIAQQPDEANTLTRTLFVGLAMIESTAIYCFVVSMIILFANPFWDFVINQGG from the coding sequence ATGGATAACATCGGACTTATCGGACTGGCATCGGTACTGGCCGCCGGACTCACCATCGGCATCGGCGCCATCGGCCCGGCCATCGGCGAAGGCCGAGCCGTGGCCCAGGCACTTTCCTCCATTGCCCAGCAGCCGGACGAGGCCAACACGCTCACCAGAACCCTTTTCGTCGGACTGGCAATGATCGAATCCACCGCAATCTACTGCTTCGTGGTCTCCATGATCATCCTCTTCGCCAACCCGTTCTGGGATTTCGTCATTAACCAGGGGGGCTAG
- a CDS encoding AtpZ/AtpI family protein → MTQRDKDFRNEVEAEERRKLRARKGDRGVWFGLGMFGLVGWSVAIPTVLGVALGVWLDTTFEGTRSWTLSFLGVGIVVGCLNAWFWINRESRGHDNHPEDEQ, encoded by the coding sequence ATGACGCAGAGAGACAAGGATTTTCGCAATGAAGTCGAAGCTGAGGAACGGCGCAAACTCCGGGCCAGAAAAGGGGACCGGGGCGTATGGTTCGGCCTTGGCATGTTCGGACTGGTGGGCTGGTCCGTGGCCATCCCAACGGTGCTGGGGGTGGCGCTTGGCGTCTGGCTGGATACCACTTTCGAGGGGACCCGTTCGTGGACACTGAGTTTTCTTGGCGTCGGCATCGTTGTCGGCTGCCTGAACGCGTGGTTCTGGATCAATCGTGAGAGCCGGGGCCACGACAATCATCCGGAGGACGAACAATGA
- a CDS encoding F0F1 ATP synthase subunit gamma, whose product MQTLESLKQTIGSTEELHSVVRTMKSLAAVNMRQYAKAGEAVGQFSRTVEQGLAMLFRVRPDLARTGGETHGATQGLIAFGSDQGMCGQLNEEVYRVGSDALDSGGQVRRAVMGERLAGNFLAENEEVEHVFEVPGSVSYIARLVADLLDVIRQWTEEGVASVTLVNTRPGSGASGTVVVTSLLPMDLGALRESIGDGTKERRGLPMFTLDAERLLAGLLEQYLSVKLYRAAAESMVSENSARLTAMQGAEKNIEDRLDELTEAYNRRRQTGITEELMDIVSGFEALGGSNA is encoded by the coding sequence ATGCAGACGCTGGAATCCCTGAAGCAGACCATCGGGTCCACCGAAGAGTTACATTCCGTGGTACGGACCATGAAATCGCTGGCTGCCGTGAACATGCGCCAGTACGCCAAGGCAGGCGAGGCTGTCGGCCAGTTCAGCCGAACCGTGGAACAAGGGCTGGCAATGCTCTTTCGCGTCCGGCCGGACCTTGCCCGCACGGGCGGCGAAACACACGGCGCCACACAGGGACTCATCGCCTTCGGTTCGGATCAGGGCATGTGCGGCCAGCTCAACGAAGAAGTCTACCGGGTGGGCTCGGACGCTCTCGACTCCGGCGGTCAGGTTCGCCGGGCTGTCATGGGCGAGCGGCTTGCAGGAAATTTCTTGGCCGAGAATGAAGAAGTCGAGCATGTCTTCGAAGTACCCGGCTCAGTATCCTATATCGCCCGGCTCGTGGCAGATCTGCTGGATGTGATCAGGCAATGGACCGAGGAAGGAGTTGCCTCGGTGACATTGGTCAATACTCGCCCCGGCTCCGGTGCTTCCGGCACGGTCGTGGTGACGTCGCTGTTGCCGATGGATCTGGGCGCACTGCGCGAAAGCATCGGCGACGGGACAAAAGAGCGTCGCGGGCTGCCCATGTTCACACTGGATGCCGAGCGTCTTCTGGCAGGACTTCTGGAGCAGTATCTTTCCGTCAAATTATACCGGGCCGCCGCCGAATCCATGGTCAGCGAAAACTCCGCGCGCCTTACCGCCATGCAGGGTGCGGAAAAAAACATCGAGGATCGACTAGACGAGTTGACCGAAGCCTACAACCGCCGCCGCCAAACCGGCATCACCGAAGAACTGATGGACATCGTGTCCGGTTTCGAAGCGCTTGGCGGCAGTAACGCCTGA
- a CDS encoding universal stress protein gives MDVKTILWPTDLSENSLHAAESVKYLSGKLGAEVLLLYVGFNLDNYFPAYGEGSDENHMKFEAWELQEAAKRLDRVCGEKLDGCPIMDKVITTGDPAQKILDTIDKMNVDMVVMSTSGRGGGGDRSGLCGGVTEKIVRTAPVHVLTVNPHVK, from the coding sequence ATGGACGTCAAGACCATTCTCTGGCCCACGGACCTTTCGGAGAACTCGCTGCATGCCGCGGAATCGGTCAAGTACCTCAGCGGCAAGCTCGGGGCGGAGGTCCTTCTGCTGTACGTCGGGTTCAATCTGGACAACTACTTCCCCGCATACGGGGAAGGCAGCGACGAGAACCACATGAAATTCGAAGCCTGGGAGCTGCAGGAAGCCGCCAAGCGCCTTGACCGCGTGTGCGGAGAAAAGCTCGACGGCTGCCCGATCATGGACAAGGTGATCACCACCGGGGATCCCGCTCAGAAGATTCTTGATACCATCGACAAGATGAATGTGGATATGGTGGTCATGTCCACGAGTGGTCGCGGAGGCGGCGGAGACCGCTCCGGGCTTTGCGGCGGCGTCACGGAGAAGATCGTCCGCACGGCTCCGGTTCACGTACTCACCGTGAACCCGCACGTGAAGTAA
- a CDS encoding ATP synthase subunit I, producing MNFDPAALATGLVTGIVCGALYFGGLWLTVRRLPDFKRPGLMMTLSFIVRAGLTLAAFALVAGNSATVFAACLLGFLVVRQVGVHRAKAAQPVKERK from the coding sequence ATGAACTTCGATCCCGCGGCATTGGCAACAGGACTCGTCACCGGCATCGTCTGCGGGGCGCTCTATTTCGGCGGACTGTGGCTCACCGTACGCCGTCTGCCGGATTTCAAACGCCCCGGACTGATGATGACCCTGAGCTTCATCGTCCGCGCCGGGCTGACGCTGGCGGCTTTCGCACTGGTGGCAGGTAATTCGGCGACCGTCTTTGCAGCGTGCCTGCTCGGCTTCCTCGTAGTGCGACAGGTCGGTGTACACAGGGCCAAGGCCGCGCAGCCGGTCAAGGAGCGCAAGTAA
- a CDS encoding ATP-binding protein: protein MPDDRRPAEESGMPEVDGASCLPLQALAAISHDIKSPLRAIIAQLSRFEEMEDGDAARRVQLMQSSARRIERLVQDILDMGKFEERGVDVVDENFNLREMLEETIECQKPLAEESGLEIGFDMQDDVPESVRGDQDRLGQVLDNLVTNGLRYTDRGSVRVSVQVREKSEDELVLEFHVDDTGQGIDKDDQEDLFRDFSQLVRDNPEGRHGAGLGLAICRRVVEAMGGSIWVESDPGEGTSFRFTVSLAPADDVNGDQDLEELPNLSILLADDDPLTVSVTQELLESSGHSVKTAGDGAAALERLKSETFDVALLDVRMPEMDGAEVCRRIRSGEGQDATMPIFAFSADDTPWDEEEVTHSGMDGLLPKPLDMKRFEDEVRTRLYPDSTRPQSSGEQRNVEGLIDADALRRQFGKKPEVFGELKDSFLSGAREKMQTMQRALDRQEWENLAETAHSLKGSAAVMGAMKLRDEAKELQQVAEQEHNDEVGVLLERLESDLDATEDALGEIGSEQE, encoded by the coding sequence ATGCCAGACGACAGGCGTCCCGCAGAGGAAAGCGGCATGCCGGAAGTGGACGGAGCCAGTTGCCTTCCGCTCCAGGCGCTCGCTGCCATCAGCCACGACATCAAAAGCCCGCTTCGGGCCATCATCGCCCAGCTCAGCCGTTTCGAGGAAATGGAAGACGGCGACGCGGCCCGGCGTGTGCAGCTCATGCAGAGCTCGGCCCGCCGCATCGAACGGCTTGTTCAGGATATTCTGGACATGGGCAAGTTCGAGGAGCGCGGCGTGGATGTGGTGGATGAGAATTTCAACCTGCGCGAGATGCTTGAGGAAACCATTGAATGTCAGAAGCCGCTGGCAGAGGAATCCGGTCTTGAGATCGGGTTTGACATGCAGGATGACGTTCCCGAATCCGTCCGGGGCGATCAGGATCGTCTGGGGCAGGTGCTGGACAACCTCGTGACCAACGGCTTGCGCTACACCGACCGCGGCAGTGTCCGGGTCTCGGTGCAGGTGCGGGAGAAGAGCGAAGATGAGCTCGTTCTGGAGTTCCACGTGGACGACACGGGACAGGGCATCGACAAGGACGATCAGGAAGACCTGTTTCGCGATTTCAGCCAGCTCGTACGCGACAACCCGGAAGGCCGCCACGGGGCCGGACTCGGATTGGCGATCTGCCGTCGCGTGGTGGAGGCCATGGGCGGTTCGATCTGGGTGGAGAGCGACCCCGGCGAAGGCACCAGTTTTCGATTCACCGTCAGCCTTGCCCCGGCGGATGACGTGAACGGAGATCAGGATTTAGAGGAGTTGCCGAATCTCTCCATTCTATTGGCGGACGATGACCCGTTGACTGTCAGTGTCACTCAGGAATTGCTGGAGAGCTCCGGACACAGTGTTAAAACGGCCGGTGACGGTGCGGCGGCGCTGGAGCGGTTGAAGAGCGAAACGTTCGACGTCGCCCTGCTTGACGTGAGGATGCCGGAAATGGACGGCGCCGAGGTCTGTCGTCGTATACGAAGCGGCGAGGGGCAGGATGCGACCATGCCGATTTTCGCCTTTAGCGCCGATGACACGCCATGGGACGAAGAAGAGGTCACGCACAGCGGAATGGACGGACTGCTTCCCAAGCCGCTGGATATGAAGCGCTTCGAGGACGAGGTGCGTACGCGCCTGTATCCCGATAGCACGCGTCCTCAATCCTCCGGTGAGCAGCGCAATGTTGAGGGACTGATTGATGCTGACGCGCTTCGTCGCCAATTCGGCAAGAAGCCCGAAGTTTTTGGCGAATTGAAGGATTCGTTTCTTTCCGGAGCCCGTGAGAAGATGCAGACCATGCAGCGCGCCCTTGACCGTCAGGAATGGGAGAATCTCGCGGAAACCGCGCACAGCCTGAAGGGCAGTGCAGCGGTTATGGGAGCCATGAAGCTTCGCGACGAGGCCAAGGAACTTCAGCAGGTGGCGGAGCAGGAGCACAACGACGAGGTCGGAGTGCTTCTGGAACGGCTCGAAAGCGATCTTGACGCCACAGAGGACGCGCTTGGGGAAATAGGTTCGGAACAGGAATAA
- a CDS encoding alternate F1F0 ATPase, F1 subunit alpha, translated as MAENDSTLSKALGFVSDSVDEAVSDFDFQPGVERFGRVSSIGSGVARIKGLTGVMADELLDIGGSATAMALDVDEKFTGAVLLGEAEQVEAGTEARRTGRVADVPVGEGMLGRVVDALGKPLDGRGPARSERRLPVERPAPAIMDRDPVEVPLQTGLKVIDALIPVGRGQRELILGDRQTGKTSIALDTIINQRGRGLVCVYCAVGKRASSVTKVVRELEEFGAMDYTTVVVTTEEDAAGMQFLAPYAATSMAEHFMEQGRDTLVIYDDLTRHARAYRELSLLLRRPPGREAFPGDIFYIHSRLLERSTHLNEDHGGGSMTALPIVETEAQNLSAYIPTNLISITDGQIYLSPTLFRKGILPAVDVGRSVSRVGGKTQLKAYRAVAGDLRLSYSQFEELESFSRFGTRLDEDTRKKIERGRRVREVLKQPRSSPLSAAQQVFLLVALGHGVFDERPVEGLAEDQQRILGVLDESLNDLAQSILDGDAIDDESIERIATEAKAALSEDEG; from the coding sequence ATGGCTGAAAATGATTCCACCCTCTCCAAAGCCCTCGGATTCGTTTCTGATTCGGTAGATGAAGCCGTGTCGGATTTTGATTTCCAGCCCGGTGTGGAACGCTTCGGCCGCGTGAGTTCCATCGGCTCCGGAGTGGCCCGCATCAAGGGTTTGACCGGAGTAATGGCCGACGAACTGCTGGACATCGGCGGCTCCGCAACGGCCATGGCGCTGGACGTGGACGAGAAGTTCACCGGTGCCGTGCTGTTGGGCGAGGCCGAGCAGGTGGAGGCAGGCACGGAAGCGCGCCGTACCGGACGCGTGGCCGACGTACCCGTGGGAGAAGGAATGCTGGGTCGCGTCGTGGACGCGCTCGGTAAACCACTTGACGGACGCGGTCCCGCGCGCTCGGAACGTAGGCTACCCGTGGAACGCCCGGCACCGGCCATCATGGACCGCGACCCTGTCGAGGTGCCCCTGCAGACCGGGCTCAAGGTCATCGACGCCCTCATCCCTGTGGGGCGTGGGCAGCGTGAGCTGATCCTCGGCGACCGCCAGACTGGAAAGACCTCCATCGCGCTCGACACCATCATCAACCAGCGCGGCAGAGGGCTCGTGTGCGTCTACTGCGCGGTGGGAAAACGCGCATCCAGCGTGACCAAGGTAGTACGCGAACTGGAGGAATTCGGCGCCATGGACTACACCACGGTAGTCGTCACCACGGAAGAGGATGCCGCCGGAATGCAGTTCCTCGCCCCGTACGCCGCCACCAGCATGGCCGAGCATTTTATGGAACAGGGACGCGACACCCTCGTCATCTATGACGACCTGACGAGACACGCCCGCGCCTACCGCGAACTCTCGCTGCTCCTGCGCCGCCCGCCCGGACGCGAGGCGTTTCCCGGTGATATCTTCTATATCCACTCAAGGCTGCTGGAACGTTCCACGCATCTGAACGAAGACCACGGCGGCGGGTCCATGACCGCCCTGCCCATCGTGGAAACCGAGGCCCAGAACCTGTCCGCCTACATCCCCACAAACCTCATTTCCATTACGGACGGTCAGATATACCTCTCCCCCACGCTGTTCAGAAAGGGCATTCTGCCAGCCGTGGACGTGGGCAGATCCGTCTCCCGCGTGGGCGGCAAGACGCAGCTCAAGGCATACCGGGCCGTGGCGGGTGATCTGCGCCTGTCCTATTCACAGTTCGAAGAGCTGGAATCCTTCTCACGCTTCGGCACCCGTCTGGACGAGGATACGCGCAAGAAGATCGAACGAGGCCGCCGGGTGCGCGAGGTGCTCAAGCAGCCCCGCTCCAGCCCGCTCAGCGCCGCGCAGCAGGTATTTCTGCTCGTAGCTCTGGGGCACGGCGTATTCGACGAACGTCCAGTGGAAGGACTGGCCGAAGATCAGCAACGGATACTCGGCGTGCTCGACGAATCCCTGAACGATCTGGCTCAATCCATCCTCGATGGCGATGCGATCGACGACGAATCCATTGAGCGCATCGCCACAGAAGCCAAGGCCGCGCTCTCGGAGGACGAAGGCTAG
- a CDS encoding L-lactate dehydrogenase, which produces MLSQPADTRKIAIIGTGMVGTAFAYAAVLEGAAREIVLVDRTFEKAEGEAMDLNHAMPFCSPVNIEPGGYESCADADLVVVTAGAAQKEGETRLDLAGKNAKIMKEIVSGVMEHAVNPIFLIVTNPVDVLTHVAFKESGLPPSRVIGSGTVLDSARFRFLLSDHCGVDPRNVHAHIVGEHGDSEVPLWSRVNIGGVLLDEFCPVCGRSCSASFREKVVKQVRGAAYEIISRKGATYFGIGMSMVRIAKAVLEDEHSVLTVSGLLEGEYGLKDVCMSLPRVVNRAGIGSTIHADLSDDERDALVESGSVIRETLESIGY; this is translated from the coding sequence ATGCTCAGTCAGCCAGCCGATACCAGAAAAATCGCCATCATCGGCACGGGCATGGTCGGCACCGCGTTTGCGTATGCCGCCGTGCTGGAGGGTGCTGCCCGGGAAATAGTGCTGGTGGACCGAACCTTCGAAAAGGCCGAGGGCGAGGCCATGGACCTCAACCACGCCATGCCGTTCTGTTCCCCGGTGAACATCGAGCCGGGAGGGTACGAATCCTGTGCGGACGCGGACCTCGTCGTGGTGACGGCCGGAGCCGCTCAGAAGGAAGGGGAAACGAGACTCGATCTTGCCGGGAAGAACGCCAAGATCATGAAGGAGATCGTTTCCGGCGTCATGGAACACGCGGTCAACCCGATATTTCTCATCGTCACCAATCCCGTTGATGTCCTGACGCATGTTGCGTTCAAGGAGTCCGGGCTCCCGCCGTCTCGGGTCATCGGCTCGGGGACGGTGCTGGATAGCGCGCGCTTCAGGTTTCTGCTCTCCGACCACTGCGGTGTTGATCCGCGTAACGTGCATGCCCACATTGTCGGGGAGCATGGAGACAGCGAAGTTCCGCTGTGGAGCCGGGTGAACATCGGCGGGGTGCTGCTGGATGAATTCTGCCCGGTATGCGGCCGTTCATGTTCGGCCTCGTTTCGGGAGAAAGTGGTGAAGCAGGTCCGTGGCGCCGCTTATGAGATCATCAGCCGCAAGGGCGCAACATATTTCGGCATCGGCATGTCCATGGTGCGTATCGCCAAGGCGGTTCTGGAGGACGAGCACAGCGTGCTGACGGTTTCGGGGCTGCTGGAAGGCGAATACGGACTCAAGGATGTCTGCATGTCCCTGCCGCGCGTCGTCAACCGCGCCGGAATCGGCTCCACCATTCATGCAGACCTTTCGGATGATGAGCGCGATGCGCTTGTGGAGTCTGGCTCGGTCATACGCGAGACACTGGAATCCATCGGATATTAG
- a CDS encoding phosphate-starvation-inducible PsiE family protein, producing MSEKQMKECEGSGSSGRMLFVRGYNLVSDLLHCVLGILLLAACAAQIVNAAPQLLELFSAETGMQATARLVDKVLFVMMILEVGHTVLISYKEHVIRPEPFLVVGIIASIRRILALTILVVEFHMDEKIFRMAMIETGVLSILIIILVTAIILLRKRSNTGVRLNRYDGDAC from the coding sequence ATGAGCGAAAAGCAGATGAAGGAATGTGAAGGAAGCGGTTCTTCCGGACGGATGCTCTTCGTCCGGGGATACAATCTGGTAAGCGATCTGCTTCATTGCGTGCTCGGAATCTTGCTTCTCGCGGCATGCGCAGCCCAGATCGTGAACGCTGCTCCACAGCTTCTCGAACTCTTTTCCGCCGAAACGGGCATGCAGGCCACGGCGCGTCTTGTGGACAAGGTGCTCTTTGTCATGATGATCCTTGAGGTGGGGCACACCGTGCTCATCTCCTACAAGGAGCATGTCATCCGCCCCGAACCGTTTCTGGTGGTAGGGATAATCGCTTCCATCCGACGCATCCTTGCGTTGACGATACTCGTGGTGGAATTTCACATGGATGAGAAAATCTTTCGCATGGCCATGATTGAGACAGGGGTGCTGTCGATACTCATCATTATTCTGGTTACGGCCATTATCCTACTGCGAAAGCGTTCCAATACCGGTGTGCGCCTGAACCGTTACGATGGTGATGCGTGTTGA
- the atpD gene encoding F0F1 ATP synthase subunit beta, protein MKEPLAAPHNDTGTARGTVTAVRGNVVDVRFEDGLPGLTHVIRAGKDNEMALEIMAHLDDHHARAVALTFTQGLAEGDAVVATGGSLRVPVGDELLGRMFNVFGKPIDNGEPLGKVQEWPVLRDPAPLSSQRAGDEVFMTGIKAIDLMTPLERGGKAGLFGGAGVGKTVVIMELINNMVGVHEGVSLFCGIGERCREGEELHREMKEAGVLDSTVMLFAQMNEPPGTRFRAGHAALSMAEYFRDEKKQDVLLLVDNVFRFIQAGMEVSGLMGRLPSRLGYQPTLGTELAEFEERISSTQDGAITSVQAVYVPADDFTDPAAVHTFGHLSSSIVLSRKKASEGLYPAIDPLASGSSMLVPDVVGRKHYDVAREVRATLASYEELKDIIAMLGMEELGRDDQLTVNRARRLERFLTQPFYVTEQFTNYEGKLVKLEDTLDGCARILDDEFRETPESALYMIGSIDEAGR, encoded by the coding sequence ATGAAAGAACCTCTCGCAGCCCCTCATAACGATACAGGCACGGCCCGTGGCACTGTCACCGCCGTACGAGGAAACGTGGTGGACGTCCGTTTCGAGGATGGACTGCCCGGACTGACGCACGTCATCCGGGCGGGCAAGGACAACGAGATGGCACTGGAAATCATGGCGCATCTCGACGACCACCATGCGCGTGCGGTTGCACTGACCTTCACGCAGGGACTTGCGGAAGGTGACGCCGTCGTTGCCACGGGCGGCTCACTGCGCGTTCCCGTGGGCGATGAACTGCTCGGACGCATGTTCAACGTCTTCGGCAAACCCATCGACAATGGTGAACCGCTCGGCAAAGTGCAAGAATGGCCTGTGCTTCGCGATCCGGCTCCGCTCTCATCGCAGCGCGCCGGGGACGAGGTTTTCATGACCGGCATCAAGGCCATCGACCTCATGACCCCGCTGGAACGAGGCGGCAAGGCCGGACTGTTCGGCGGTGCGGGCGTGGGGAAAACCGTGGTCATCATGGAGCTGATCAACAACATGGTCGGCGTGCATGAGGGCGTCAGCCTCTTTTGCGGCATCGGTGAGCGTTGCCGCGAGGGCGAGGAACTGCACCGGGAGATGAAGGAAGCGGGCGTGCTCGACAGCACCGTGATGCTCTTCGCCCAGATGAACGAGCCGCCGGGTACCCGTTTCCGCGCCGGACACGCCGCCCTTTCCATGGCCGAATATTTCCGCGACGAAAAAAAGCAGGACGTTCTGCTGTTGGTGGACAACGTGTTCCGCTTCATTCAGGCGGGTATGGAAGTCTCCGGGCTCATGGGACGCCTGCCCTCGCGCCTCGGGTATCAGCCGACGCTCGGCACGGAACTGGCCGAATTCGAGGAACGCATTTCATCCACGCAGGACGGGGCTATCACCTCGGTTCAGGCGGTATACGTCCCGGCGGACGACTTTACCGATCCGGCGGCGGTGCACACGTTCGGACACCTTTCCTCATCCATCGTGCTTTCGCGAAAGAAGGCCAGCGAGGGACTCTACCCGGCCATCGACCCGCTGGCTTCGGGCTCGTCCATGCTCGTTCCCGATGTTGTCGGGCGCAAGCACTACGACGTGGCCCGCGAGGTCCGCGCCACGCTGGCGTCCTATGAAGAGCTCAAGGACATCATCGCCATGCTCGGCATGGAGGAACTGGGGCGCGACGACCAACTCACGGTCAATCGCGCGCGCAGACTGGAACGGTTCCTGACCCAGCCGTTCTACGTCACCGAGCAGTTCACCAACTACGAAGGAAAACTGGTCAAACTGGAAGACACCCTCGACGGCTGCGCCCGAATTCTCGACGATGAATTCCGCGAAACTCCGGAGAGCGCGCTGTACATGATCGGCTCCATTGACGAGGCCGGGAGGTAG